A section of the Centroberyx gerrardi isolate f3 chromosome 8, fCenGer3.hap1.cur.20231027, whole genome shotgun sequence genome encodes:
- the ndufaf2 gene encoding NADH dehydrogenase [ubiquinone] 1 alpha subcomplex assembly factor 2 codes for MSRFTGVLRRTFGILREHVGTDHLGNKYYVIPEQKTWTGRMVRAKRLVVAANPTEYEYMEGSIPLEWDAWIRGRRKEPPSIEELVKNKLYREQIKLKAREVEERDLVLQAKEYEEGLVAAPSQTVAKGHAASTGFGQEQISEEPTSTANTFQPGSWMPNPKK; via the exons ATGAGCAGGTTCACTGGCGTTTTACGACGGACGTTTGGAATTTTACGTGAGCACGTTGGCACGGATCATTTAGGAAATAAATATTACGTAATCCCTGAACAGAAGACTTGGACAG gAAGGATGGTCCGTGCCAAGCGGCTGGTAGTGGCAGCCAATCCTACAGAATATGAATATATGGAAGGCAGCATTCCACTGGAGTGGGATG cttggATCCGAGGCAGACGGAAGGAGCCCCCCTCCATCGAG GAGCTGGTGAAGAACAAGCTCTACAGGGAGCAGATCAAGCTGAAGgccagggaggtggaggagagagatctGGTCCTACAGGCTAAGGAGTACGAGGAGGGTCTAGTGGCTGCGCCCTCGCAGACCGTGGCCAAGGGCCACGCAGCTTCCACCGGCTTCGGCCAGGAGCAAATCAGTGAGGAGCCCACCAGCACTGCAAACACATTCCAGCCTGGCTCCTGGATGCCCAACCCCAAGAAATAA
- the ercc8 gene encoding DNA excision repair protein ERCC-8, whose translation MLGFLAARQAGLDDPLRLRRAESTRRVLSLKLNHDRDVDRIHGNGINTIDIEVVEGRYMLSGGADGVIVIYDLENSSGKPQYSCKAICTVGRSSRYVHKFSVETVQWYPHDTGIFVSSSFDKTMKVWDTETLKPAEVFQFEGNVYCHHMSPIARKHSLIAVGTKNPKIQLCDLKSGARIHVLQGHRAEVLSVQWSPRYEHILATASADSRVQVWDVRRASGSLFTLDQHNGDKSKAASEAVNTAHNGRVNGLCFTGDGLYLLTTGTDDRMRLWNSATGENTLVNYGKVCNESRKGLKFTVSRGCSPEFVFVPCGSSVAVYALHTGELVTMLRGHYNNVDCCEFQPDYQELYSGGKDCNILAWVPVLRAPDVEEESKEAKKGAAGQSSVNPAFEDRWSSDED comes from the exons ATGTTGGGCTTTCTCGCAGCAAGACAGGCTGGTCTCGATGACCCGCTCCGTCTGAGACGTGCAGAGTCAacgagaag GGTCCTCAGTCTGAAGTTGAATCATGACCGAGATGTGGACAGAATCCATGGCAACGGCATTAACACCATAGACATTGAAGTGGTAGAGGGCAGATA CATGTTGTCTGGAGGTGCAGACGGGGTGATCGTCATCTATGACCTGGAGAACAGCAGTGGGAAACCCCAATACAGCTGCAAGGCAATCTGCACAGTAGGCAG gTCCAGTCGGTATGTCCACAAATTCAGTGTAGAGACGGTCCAGTGGTATCCTCATGACACAGGCATATTTGTCTCCAGTTCCTTTGACAAGACCATGAAGGTGTgggacactgagacactgaag CCAGCTGAAGTATTCCAGTTCGAAGGAAACGTCTACTGCCACCACATGTCCCCCATCGCCAGGAAACACAGCCTTATTgcag TTGGCACCAAAAACCCTAAAATACAGCTGTGTGACTTGAAGTCTGGCGCACGCATTCACGTTCTTCAGG GTCACAGAGCAGAGGTCCTGTCTGTACAATGGTCACCCAGATACGAGCACATCTTGGCCACTGCCAG tgCAGATAGCAGGGTGCAGGTGTGGGATGTGCGTCGGGCCTCTGGCAGTCTCTTCACTCTGGACCAGCACAACGGAGACAAGTCGAAAGCCGCCTCTGAGGCAG TGAACACAGCCCATAATGGCAGAGTGAATGGCCTGTGCTTTACTGGAGATGGTCTCTACCTCCTCACTACGGGAACTGATGACCGTATGCGACTGTGGAATAGCGCCACTGGAGAAAACACACTG GTGAATTATGGGAAGGTGTGCAACGAGAGCCGTAAGGGGCTCAAGTTCACGGTGTCGCGCGGCTGCAGCCcggagtttgtgtttgtgccatGCGGCAGCTCGGTGGCGGTGTATGCCCTCCACACAGGTGAGCTGGTCACCATGCTCAGGGGGCACTACAACAACGTCGACTGCTGTGAGTTCCAGCCAGACTACCAG GAGCTGTATAGTGGAGGTAAAGACTGTAACATTCTGGCGTGGGTTCCTGTCCTCCGTGCCCCGGACGTAGAAGAAGAGTCAAAAGAAGCAAAGAAG GGAGCGGCTGGCCAGTCTTCAGTGAACCCTGCCTTCGAGGACAGATGGAGCAGCGATGAAGACTAA
- the smim15 gene encoding small integral membrane protein 15, whose protein sequence is MIDVRAWAEYVVEWAAKDPYGFLTTVILALTPLFIASALLSWKLAKMIEARDREQKKKQKRQENIAKAKRAKRD, encoded by the coding sequence ATGATTGACGTGCGGGCGTGGGCAGAGTATGTGGTGGAGTGGGCTGCCAAAGACCCCTACGGTTTCCTGACGACTGTCATACTGGCTCTCACACCTCTCTTCATTGCCAGCGCGCTGTTGTCGTGGAAACTGGCCAAGATGATTGAGGCGCGTGACCGCGAACAGAAGAAAAAGCAGAAACGTCAGGAAAATATAGCCAAAGCCAAGAGGGCCAAGAGAGACTGA